The following proteins are encoded in a genomic region of Cryptomeria japonica chromosome 11, Sugi_1.0, whole genome shotgun sequence:
- the LOC131035812 gene encoding uncharacterized protein LOC131035812, whose product MEGKAEKLGLLGAFGIVTESIRILSCCPRIIVAITLTLVLPLSLEALLHTLISLPLSAKLLFDELNSLTSEDVNERAESHWQLTVFIACETVYGVSVYALSGLLTAAMASTVASIYSGKQEPSLARLIRILLTTWKRMLITSLWVFFLLVLNIVAFALAVSLLIWSFNHFNVTSTGPFNAALILISMVFVWVWVNIIVLWKLACVVCVVEEKSYGLEGMKKSLCLINGKDSTALLLTLLCLVIDCGFSYAVVRGNVDAVDFEGSNAFGAILVMLECGVVLMGPLMQSVLYFVCKSYHRKSIHKLWVVDQLEDYYLV is encoded by the coding sequence ATGGAGGGAAAGGCAGAAAAACTAGGGCTACTTGGCGCCTTCGGGATTGTGACAGAATCAATCAGAATCCTTAGTTGTTGTCCACGAATAATAGTGGCCATCACGCTCACCTTAGTTTTGCCTCTTTCTTTGGAGGCTCTGCTGCACACTTTGATCTCACTACCCCTTTCCGCTAAACTCCTTTTTGATGAATTGAATTCCCTAACAAGCGAAGATGTCAATGAAAGAGCCGAATCTCACTGGCAATTAACAGTATTTATAGCCTGCGAAACGGTCTATGGAGTTTCGGTTTATGCACTGTCGGGGCTGTTGACGGCCGCCATGGCGTCTACTGTAGCATCCATTTACAGTGGCAAACAGGAACCCTCTTTAGCAAGGCTTATAAGAATTCTTCTAACGACCTGGAAGCGAATGCTCATAACGTCCCTGTGGGTTTTCTTTTTATTGGTTTTGAATATAGTCGCCTTTGCTTTGGCTGTGAGTTTATTGATTTGGAGTTTCAATCATTTCAACGTAACTTCCACTGGCCCATTTAACGCTGCGCTGATTTTAATAAGCATGGTGTTCGTCTGGGTGTGGGTGAATATCATTGTGCTTTGGAAATTAGCGTGCGTGGTGTGCGTTGTGGAGGAGAAGTCTTACGGTTTGGAGGGCATGAAGAAAAGCCTGTGTCTCATCAATGGGAAGGATTCTACAGCCTTGCTGCTTACACTCTTATGCCTCGTCATTGACTGCGGTTTCAGCTATGCAGTTGTTAGAGGGAATGTGGATGCAGTTGATTTTGAGGGGAGTAATGCGTTTGGAGCAATCCTAGTGATGTTGGAATGTGGAGTTGTTTTGATGGGGCCCTTGATGCAGAGCGTTCTGTATTTTGTGTGTAAATCTTATCATCGTAAAAGCATTCATAAATTGTGGGTAGTGGATCAGTTGGAAGATTACTATCTTGTTTAG